In the Geoalkalibacter sp. genome, TCCGTCTTGATCCCGGCCCGTTCCGCGTTCATCCGCGTCCCCGCTTTTGCCTTGCTCAAACCAAGGCATCAAGCAGGGTAAAGGCAAAAATCGTCACGCTGATATAGCCGTTCATGTTGAAAAACGCCGCGTCGAGGCGCGACAGATCCTCAGGCTTGACCAGCAGATGCTCGTAGGCGAGCAGGCCCGCCACCACGCACACGCCGAGAAAGTAGATCCAGCCCAGACCCGTGCCGATGAGCAGCAGCAACAGCAGAAACACCATCATCGCGTGAAAGGCGCGCACCAGCCACAGGGCGCGCTCCACGCCGAAGCGCGCGGGAATGGAGTGCAGCCCCTCGGCCCGATCGAAATCCAGATCCTGCAGGGCGTAGAAGATGTCGAAACCCGCCACCCAGAACAGCACCGCCAGGCCGAGAGCGATGACCTGCCAGCTAACATCGCCGCGCAGGGCGATGTAGGCGCCCATGGGCGCGGCGGCCAGGCAGATGCCGAGCACCACGTGGGCCAGGGAGGTAAAGCGCTTGCAGAAGGAATAGAGAAACAAAAAGAACAGCGCCACGGGCGCCAGGGTGAAGCACAGGGGGTTGAGCATCCAGGCGGCAAAGAGCAGCAGAGCGAAGGAGCCGAGCACAAACAGCCAGGCCTCGCGCAGGGACACCTTGCCCGCAGGGATGTGGCGCTCGGCGGTGCGGGGATTTTTCGCGTCGATTTTCGCGTCGATGATGCGATTGAGGCCCATGGCCCCGGAGCGCGCCCCGACCATGGCCAGACAGATCCAAAAGAGCTGTCCCAGGGTGGGCGGTGCGCTGTTGGCGAGACTGGCCAGCACCACGCCCATCAGGGCAAAGGGAAAGGCGAAGATGGTGTGGGAGAATTTGATCATCTCCAGCAGCGTGCGGAGTTTCTCCCCGAGGGTCGTTTCGGCCATGCCTGATCCTCCCGAATCTGAAGCGGCCAGCGGGCCGTGATAAAGGGGCCAGTTTATACCCCTCGCCCAGCCCGCACAAGGGCTTTCAACGACAAAGGGGCCGCAGCAGCGGCCCCTTTGTCGTCTCACGAGGGGAAAATCCCTCAGGGCTTGATCGCTCCGACCCAGGCCGGGAGCTCGCCGATCACCACGTCGAAGGCGGGGATCACGATGACGTAGGTGATGAGCACGGTCAGCACGATGCCGATGAGGTTGAGGCCGAAGCCGCTTTTCGCCATCTGCGGAATGGTCACATAGCCCGAGCCGAAAACGATGGCGTTGGGCGGTGTCGCCACCGGCAGCATGAAGGCGCAGCTTG is a window encoding:
- a CDS encoding UbiA-like polyprenyltransferase; the protein is MAETTLGEKLRTLLEMIKFSHTIFAFPFALMGVVLASLANSAPPTLGQLFWICLAMVGARSGAMGLNRIIDAKIDAKNPRTAERHIPAGKVSLREAWLFVLGSFALLLFAAWMLNPLCFTLAPVALFFLFLYSFCKRFTSLAHVVLGICLAAAPMGAYIALRGDVSWQVIALGLAVLFWVAGFDIFYALQDLDFDRAEGLHSIPARFGVERALWLVRAFHAMMVFLLLLLLIGTGLGWIYFLGVCVVAGLLAYEHLLVKPEDLSRLDAAFFNMNGYISVTIFAFTLLDALV